From a single Nicotiana tomentosiformis chromosome 2, ASM39032v3, whole genome shotgun sequence genomic region:
- the LOC138906351 gene encoding U11/U12 small nuclear ribonucleoprotein 65 kDa protein-like — translation MNCVFVDFKDESLAHQAQQHLNVVRFLGKTLAVEPRIVEDSVSLINDATAKEFGGGSRRGPYPGSEPIAERLGVDYPFPPHLEKLEEKKKLKY, via the exons ATGAATTGTGTGTTTgtggatttcaaggatgaaagtctGGCACATCAAGCGCAACAGCATTTGAATGT GGTACGGTTTCTTGGCAAAACATTAGCAGTTGAACCTCGGATTGTAGAAGACTCTGTCTCTTTGATCAACGATGCTACTGCTAAAGAATTTGGTGGAGGATCTAGAAGAGGTCCTTATCCTGGCAGCGAACCCATTGCTGAAAGACTTGGGGTGGATTATCCATTTCCTCCTCACCTCGA AAAACTAGAAGAGAAGAAGAAGCTAAAGTATTAA